The following proteins are encoded in a genomic region of Camarhynchus parvulus chromosome 4A, STF_HiC, whole genome shotgun sequence:
- the PGK1 gene encoding phosphoglycerate kinase 1 has product MSLSNKLTLDKVDVKGKRVVMRVDFNVPMKDHKITNNQRIKAAVPTIKHCLDHGAKSVVLMSHLGRPDGVPMPDKFSLAPVAVELKALLGREVLFLKDCVGAEVENACANPAAGSVILLENLRFHVEEEGKGKDASGNKIKAEPAKVEAFRASLSKLGDVYVNDAFGTAHRAHSSMVGVNLPQKAAGFLMKKELDYFAKALESPERPFLAILGGAKVQDKIQLINNMLDKVNEMIIGGGMAFTFLKVLNNMEIGNSLFDEEGSKIVKDLMAKAEKNGVKITLPVDFITADKFDENAQTGEATVASGIPAGWMGLDCGPESVKKFVEVVGRAKQIVWNGPVGVFEWDKFAKGTKALMDKVVEVTGKGCITIIGGGDTATCCAKWNTEDKVSHVSTGGGASLELLEGKVLPGVDALSNV; this is encoded by the exons ATGTCTCTCTCCAACAAACTTACCCTGGACAAGGTGGACGTGAAGGGCAAGCGCGTCGTCATGAG ggttgACTTCAATGTTCCAATGAAGGATCACAAAATAACCAACAATCAGAG AATCAAGGCAGCTGTTCCTACCATCAAGCACTGCTTGGACCATGGGGCCAAGTCCGTGGTTCTCATGAGCCACCTGGGTCGCCCGGatggtgtccccatgcctgACAAGTTCTCCCTGGCCCCAGTAGCTGTGGAGCTGAAGGCACTCCTGGGCAG GGAGGTGTTGTTCCTGAAGGATTGTGTTGGTGCTGAGGTGGAGAATGCCTGTGCcaatcctgctgctggctcagtcATCCTGCTGGAGAACCTCAGATTCCACGTTGAAGAGGAAGGCAAAGGCAAAGATGCTTCAGGGAACAAG atCAAGGCTGAGCCTGCAAAAGTGGAGGCTTTCAGAGCCTCTCTTTCCAAACTGGGAGATGTCTATGTCAACGATGCTTTTGGCACTGCACACCGAGCTCACAG CTCCATGGTAGGTGTCAATCTGCCTCAGAAGGCTGCTGGCTTCCTGATGAAGAAAGAACTGGATTATTTTGCCAAGGCCCTAGAGAGTCCAGAGAGACCCTTCTTGGCAATCCTTGGAGG AGCCAAAGTTCAGGATAAGATCCAGCTGATCAATAACATGCTGGATAAGGTCAATGAGATGATCATTGGTGGTGGAATGGCATTCACCTTCCTCAAAGTGCTCAACAACATGGAG atTGGCAACTCTCTGTTTGATGAAGAGGGATCAAAAATTGTCAAGGACCTGATGGCCAAGGCAGAGAAGAACGGTGTGAAGATCACTCTGCCTGTTGACTTCATCACTGCTGACAAATTTGATGAGAATGCACAGACTGGGGAGGCCACAGTGGCTTCAGGCATTCCTGCTGGCTGGATG GGCCTGGACTGTGGCCCTGAGAGTGTGAAGAAGTTTGTTGAAGTTGTGGGAAGGGCCAAGCAAATCGTGTGGAATGGTCCAGTGGGAGTCTTTGAGTGGGACAAGTTTGCCAAAGGAACCAAAGCCCTGATGGACAAAGTGGTAGAAGTGACTGGAAAAGGCTGCATCACCATTATTG GTGGTGGAGATACAGCTACTTGCTGTGCTAAGTGGAACACTGAGGATAAAGTCAGCCATGTCAGCACAGGAGGtggagccagcctggagctgctaGAGG GTAAGGTTCTCCCTGGTGTGGATGCCTTGAGCAACGTGtag